From Lawsonia intracellularis PHE/MN1-00, the proteins below share one genomic window:
- a CDS encoding class I SAM-dependent DNA methyltransferase, with the protein MLIILIFFYPSPVVSQGSIELPPIEAFIAKWAPSGGSELGSSQSFLLELCDLLEISRPESPRATLVDNTYLFEMPVILTDKNGKITTGRIDLYKRGCFIWESKQGSYKSTSQNKGLHRRGTAIRGTHAWDAAMIAARIQAERYAYALPAKEGHPPFIIVADIGHTIQVYADFNDTGFYAPYPSARENTILLEDLRKPEIRERLRKIWTDPLSLNPSRENEKVTYQLVLTLSDLAQSLENEGHDPDVVALFIMRLIFTLFAEDCGLLPFNSYTQLLARLEKTPEQFASATTDVWKAMKTGGNSTALGKQVVCFHGHLFEDAEALPLNKEQLAIIYKAAKANWSGVETSIFGTLLERALSPKDRYKLGAHYTPTAYVERLVIPTVVDPVREDWENVKLLALSHVVKGSHKEAIQEIEVFHKRLSETIVLDPSCGSGNFLAVSMNVLKDIEGEVVQSLKDLGLSENEIQKKGYSITPKQFKGIEYNPRAAFISELVVWISYLQRHYKVYGNVQPPEPIMDNIQFIECRDAILTWDSIKKGKDSLGNIQETYINPRPADPWPKADFIVGNPPFIGNNRIRSALGDGYVEALRSAYPMLPKNIDYVMYWWHRSALLLRENKVRQFGFITTNSIKNPSNRKIVESYLENKPQLSIVMAIPDHPWTGAKDAARVRIAMTTCSLGDKQGILYTSIHEKQQDGFVEVTFNSSQGKIHANLSVDVDTTKLVPLKANKGIAWSGVSIRGKHFIITLDEAKKLGLGTIPGLEKYIKPYMKGRDLAGISKNTYVIDLFGLSINEVQQNYPTIYQWIATKVKPIREKNRLAFRRNHWWLFGSQGIGLRNAINNFKQYIATPRTAGRRYFAFINKLVVPDDSLTVIASDDPYILGILSSKFHSVWLTVTATSRGLKPNTNDVYNKICFDTFPFPQATEQQKNRIRSIANMLDTHRKERQKQYPYLTLTHMYAIMEKVQHNVPLSSKESKISLQGDIYNLLRLHTELDEAVAEAYGWPKDIKTHEALSRLMELYNIQAEEEKAGIIHWLIPEYQKQYDGLVSISDYSQLTSMTKQFLPLFDMNIEKHIIKGNQYTN; encoded by the coding sequence TTGTTAATAATACTTATTTTTTTTTATCCTTCACCTGTTGTATCGCAAGGTTCAATAGAATTACCTCCTATTGAGGCCTTTATTGCAAAATGGGCGCCTTCTGGAGGAAGTGAATTAGGCTCTTCGCAATCTTTTTTACTTGAACTTTGTGATCTCCTTGAGATTTCACGTCCTGAATCACCTAGAGCTACACTTGTTGATAACACATATCTATTTGAAATGCCTGTTATTTTAACAGACAAAAATGGAAAAATAACAACAGGAAGGATCGACTTGTACAAACGTGGTTGTTTTATTTGGGAAAGTAAACAAGGTAGCTATAAATCAACATCTCAAAATAAAGGTCTCCACAGACGTGGAACAGCTATTAGAGGTACCCATGCTTGGGATGCTGCTATGATTGCTGCTCGAATCCAAGCCGAAAGGTATGCCTATGCTCTTCCTGCTAAAGAAGGACATCCTCCATTTATCATTGTTGCTGATATTGGTCATACAATACAAGTCTATGCTGATTTTAATGATACAGGATTCTATGCTCCATATCCATCAGCAAGAGAAAACACTATCCTCCTTGAAGATCTAAGAAAGCCTGAAATACGTGAACGTCTTAGAAAGATTTGGACGGATCCTCTTTCATTAAACCCTTCAAGAGAAAATGAAAAAGTTACCTATCAGCTTGTGTTAACATTATCTGACTTAGCTCAATCCTTAGAAAATGAAGGACATGACCCAGATGTTGTGGCATTATTTATTATGAGACTCATTTTCACATTATTTGCTGAGGATTGTGGCTTACTACCTTTTAATTCTTACACACAATTATTGGCTAGACTTGAAAAGACTCCAGAACAATTTGCATCAGCTACTACAGACGTATGGAAAGCTATGAAGACAGGAGGAAACTCAACAGCTTTGGGTAAACAAGTAGTATGCTTCCATGGCCATTTATTTGAAGACGCTGAGGCATTACCTTTAAATAAAGAACAATTAGCTATAATCTATAAAGCAGCTAAAGCTAATTGGAGTGGCGTTGAAACAAGTATCTTTGGTACATTATTAGAACGTGCCTTATCTCCAAAAGATAGGTACAAGCTAGGTGCCCATTATACACCAACAGCCTATGTTGAACGTTTGGTTATTCCGACAGTGGTTGATCCTGTTAGAGAAGATTGGGAAAATGTAAAACTCTTAGCCTTATCTCATGTTGTCAAAGGGAGTCATAAAGAAGCCATTCAAGAAATAGAAGTTTTCCATAAACGATTAAGTGAAACCATTGTTCTTGATCCATCGTGTGGAAGTGGGAATTTTTTAGCTGTTTCTATGAATGTATTAAAAGATATTGAGGGTGAGGTAGTACAATCCCTTAAAGACTTAGGGTTATCTGAAAATGAGATACAAAAGAAAGGCTACTCTATAACACCAAAACAGTTTAAAGGTATTGAGTATAATCCTCGTGCTGCATTTATATCTGAGCTTGTGGTATGGATAAGTTACTTACAAAGACATTATAAAGTATATGGGAATGTCCAACCACCAGAACCGATTATGGATAACATCCAATTCATAGAATGTAGGGACGCTATTCTTACATGGGATTCTATCAAAAAAGGAAAAGATTCATTAGGAAATATTCAAGAAACATATATAAATCCTAGACCAGCAGATCCTTGGCCTAAAGCAGACTTTATTGTTGGGAATCCTCCTTTTATCGGTAATAATCGTATAAGATCTGCACTAGGAGACGGCTATGTTGAAGCATTACGTTCTGCTTATCCAATGTTACCAAAGAATATAGACTATGTGATGTATTGGTGGCATCGTTCGGCATTGTTACTTAGGGAGAACAAAGTACGCCAATTTGGATTTATAACAACAAACAGTATTAAAAATCCGTCTAATAGAAAAATAGTTGAGTCTTATCTAGAGAATAAGCCTCAACTATCAATAGTGATGGCTATACCTGATCATCCTTGGACTGGAGCAAAAGATGCTGCTCGAGTTCGTATTGCTATGACAACCTGCTCTTTAGGTGATAAACAAGGTATATTATATACATCCATACATGAGAAACAACAAGATGGCTTTGTAGAGGTTACTTTTAATAGCTCACAAGGGAAAATACATGCTAATCTTTCTGTTGATGTTGATACTACAAAACTTGTACCTTTAAAGGCTAATAAAGGCATAGCATGGTCAGGTGTCAGTATTAGAGGAAAACACTTTATTATTACACTAGATGAGGCAAAAAAATTAGGATTAGGAACAATCCCAGGGTTAGAAAAGTATATTAAACCCTATATGAAAGGTAGAGATTTAGCAGGGATATCAAAGAATACATATGTCATAGATTTATTTGGACTAAGTATTAATGAAGTCCAACAGAACTATCCTACTATATATCAATGGATTGCTACTAAAGTAAAACCTATTCGGGAAAAGAATAGACTTGCATTTCGTAGGAATCACTGGTGGTTATTTGGATCGCAAGGAATAGGCTTACGAAATGCCATTAATAATTTTAAACAATATATAGCTACTCCAAGAACTGCTGGTAGGAGGTATTTTGCCTTTATAAATAAACTAGTAGTACCTGATGATAGTCTGACTGTTATTGCTAGCGATGATCCATATATTTTAGGGATACTCTCAAGTAAATTCCATAGCGTCTGGTTGACTGTCACAGCCACAAGTCGAGGTCTTAAACCTAATACTAATGACGTATATAATAAAATCTGTTTTGATACTTTTCCATTTCCTCAAGCTACAGAACAGCAAAAGAATCGTATCCGTTCTATTGCCAACATGTTAGATACACACCGTAAAGAAAGACAAAAACAATATCCTTATTTGACACTTACACATATGTATGCTATTATGGAGAAGGTACAACATAATGTTCCATTATCTTCTAAGGAGTCAAAGATAAGCCTTCAAGGAGATATCTATAATTTATTAAGGCTCCATACAGAACTTGATGAAGCTGTGGCTGAAGCCTATGGATGGCCAAAGGATATTAAAACTCATGAAGCATTATCACGATTAATGGAGTTATATAACATACAAGCAGAAGAAGAAAAGGCTGGAATTATACATTGGCTAATCCCTGAGTATCAAAAACAATATGATGGTTTAGTAAGTATAAGTGACTATTCTCAGCTTACATCTATGACTAAACAATTTTTACCTTTATTCGATATGAATATAGAAAAACATATAATAAAAGGAAATCAATATACAAATTGA
- a CDS encoding ribonucleoside-diphosphate reductase subunit alpha yields MEHPEVAFSLAAMQVIRRNGDIVSFKSEKIAAALTKAFIAVKGEQSPLSSSLRDVVTHLTETVISALTHRFPDGGSIHIEDIQDQVERALMQSGEHDVARAYVLYREKRAAMRNTSEKKAVLHLVDKGEKKVLDHTWLMNICHVACKNLTSVSSISIFNNTLKSLYDGMSLADVYSSLILSARTMIEYEPEYNKVTARLLRLSLAYEVLDQSTELMDLHQLKIATISYFPKFIELGINAGLLDPRLSTFNYSYLAQALVPERDELFGYIGIQTLYDRYFLHIKKRRIELPQLFFMRVAMGLALNEKKKEDKAIEFYNLLSNFDFMSSTPTLFNSGTIRPQLSSCFLTTINDDLENIFQSIKENALLQKYAGGIGNDWTPVRALGSPIKGTNGQSQGVIPFMKVANDTALAVNQGGKRKGAVCAYLETWHLDIEDFLDLRKNTGDDRRRTHDMNTANWVPDLFMKRVLENSDWTLFSPNDVPELHEKFGLEFEKFYTHYEAKTLTGEITLFKKVSAVQLWRKMLTMLFETGHPWITFKDACNLRSPQQHIGVIHSSNLCTEITLNTSKEEIAVCNLGSINLSSHLINGEVDQNKLSQTIATALRMLDNVIDINYYNSPKASYANLQHRPIGIGIMGFADCLYKLGIPYASHQAVEFADRSMEIVCYYTYWASTELAKERGAYSTFPGSLWDRKILPLDSLDLLLKERGGFLEVDRSSRLDWDALKDRIAKYGMRNSNCVSLAPTATISNIIGVSQGIEPAYQNLYVKSNMSGEFTIVNEYLVNDLKKLNLWDEAMVADLKYFDGSVAYIDRVPDSLKKLYATAFEIDPVWLIEAASRRQKWIDQAQSLNLYLDTPSGKKMDEIYKLAWLRGLKTTYYLRSLGASQVEKVGTNSQSVLKKDTVLRACSIDDPECEACQ; encoded by the coding sequence ATGGAACATCCAGAGGTGGCCTTCTCACTTGCAGCTATGCAAGTTATTCGTCGTAATGGCGATATTGTATCCTTCAAATCTGAAAAAATAGCAGCTGCATTAACAAAAGCATTTATTGCAGTTAAAGGTGAACAAAGTCCATTATCTTCTAGCCTTCGTGATGTAGTTACACATCTGACTGAAACTGTTATTAGTGCACTCACACATCGCTTTCCAGATGGAGGCTCTATACATATTGAAGATATACAAGATCAAGTAGAACGTGCCCTAATGCAGTCTGGAGAACACGATGTAGCACGAGCTTATGTTTTGTATAGAGAAAAACGTGCAGCTATGCGTAATACATCAGAAAAAAAAGCTGTATTGCATCTAGTAGATAAAGGCGAGAAAAAAGTTCTAGACCACACATGGTTAATGAATATATGCCATGTAGCTTGCAAAAATCTAACCAGTGTTTCTTCAATCTCTATATTTAATAATACATTAAAAAGTTTATATGATGGTATGTCTCTAGCAGATGTATATAGCTCTCTAATCCTCTCTGCACGCACAATGATTGAGTATGAACCAGAATATAATAAAGTAACCGCAAGATTGTTACGCCTTAGCTTAGCATATGAAGTTCTTGATCAATCCACAGAATTAATGGATTTACATCAACTTAAGATAGCAACAATCTCATATTTCCCTAAATTCATTGAGCTTGGAATAAATGCTGGTTTATTAGATCCTCGCCTTTCTACATTTAACTATTCTTATCTTGCTCAAGCATTAGTCCCGGAACGTGACGAACTTTTTGGATATATAGGAATTCAAACTCTTTATGATCGATATTTTCTACATATCAAAAAACGTCGTATAGAACTCCCACAACTCTTTTTTATGCGTGTAGCTATGGGACTAGCTTTAAATGAAAAAAAGAAAGAAGATAAAGCAATCGAGTTTTATAATTTACTATCAAACTTTGATTTTATGTCTTCAACACCAACACTCTTTAATAGCGGAACTATACGCCCACAGCTTTCCTCATGTTTTCTTACAACTATCAATGATGACTTAGAAAATATCTTTCAATCTATAAAAGAAAATGCATTACTACAAAAATATGCTGGTGGAATCGGAAATGATTGGACACCTGTAAGAGCTTTAGGCAGTCCTATAAAAGGAACAAATGGCCAAAGCCAAGGGGTTATTCCCTTCATGAAGGTTGCTAATGATACAGCCTTAGCTGTAAATCAAGGAGGTAAGCGTAAAGGAGCTGTATGTGCTTACTTAGAAACTTGGCATTTAGATATAGAAGATTTTCTTGATTTACGTAAAAATACAGGAGATGATCGACGACGTACTCATGATATGAATACTGCTAATTGGGTACCAGATCTCTTCATGAAACGAGTCCTAGAAAATAGTGATTGGACGCTTTTTTCTCCTAATGATGTTCCAGAATTACATGAAAAGTTTGGGTTGGAATTTGAAAAATTTTATACTCATTATGAAGCAAAAACCCTTACTGGTGAAATAACATTATTTAAAAAAGTCTCTGCAGTACAACTATGGCGTAAGATGTTAACTATGTTGTTTGAAACAGGACATCCATGGATTACATTCAAGGATGCCTGTAATCTTCGTTCGCCACAGCAACATATAGGGGTTATCCATAGCTCTAATTTGTGTACGGAGATTACCCTAAATACATCTAAAGAAGAAATTGCTGTATGCAACCTAGGATCAATTAACTTATCATCTCATTTAATTAATGGAGAAGTTGATCAAAACAAACTATCACAAACGATCGCCACTGCTCTACGAATGTTAGATAATGTTATTGATATAAATTACTACAATTCTCCTAAAGCCTCCTATGCCAATCTTCAACATCGCCCTATTGGTATAGGAATTATGGGATTTGCTGACTGTCTATATAAACTAGGTATACCTTATGCTTCTCATCAAGCTGTTGAGTTTGCAGATCGATCTATGGAAATAGTTTGTTATTACACATATTGGGCATCTACAGAGTTAGCAAAAGAACGTGGTGCATATAGCACATTCCCTGGAAGTCTATGGGATCGTAAAATTTTACCTCTTGACTCTCTGGATCTTCTCCTTAAAGAACGAGGTGGATTTCTTGAGGTTGATCGGTCTTCACGGTTAGATTGGGATGCTCTAAAGGATCGTATAGCTAAATATGGTATGAGAAACTCCAACTGTGTCTCTCTTGCGCCAACAGCTACAATTTCAAACATTATAGGTGTATCACAAGGTATTGAACCAGCATATCAAAACCTTTATGTTAAATCAAATATGTCTGGAGAATTTACCATTGTAAACGAATACTTAGTTAATGATCTAAAGAAACTTAACCTCTGGGATGAAGCAATGGTAGCTGATTTAAAATATTTTGATGGATCTGTGGCTTATATTGATCGAGTTCCAGACTCACTGAAAAAACTCTATGCCACTGCTTTTGAAATTGATCCTGTATGGTTAATTGAAGCTGCATCTCGAAGACAAAAATGGATTGATCAAGCTCAATCTCTAAACTTATACCTAGATACTCCTTCTGGGAAAAAAATGGATGAAATATACAAACTTGCTTGGTTACGAGGATTAAAAACAACTTACTATTTACGTTCATTAGGAGCTAGTCAAGTTGAAAAAGTAGGAACAAACTCGCAATCTGTATTAAAGAAAGATACAGTCTTACGAGCATGCTCTATTGATGATCCCGAATGTGAGGCCTGTCAATGA
- a CDS encoding ribonucleotide-diphosphate reductase subunit beta has protein sequence MSTLKKTNSLNWDTHNSIETNTGISHPQDGVNSLRKISESLQDSVTLPMPVNASDKRIVNGKTDINQLLPFRYPWAWDFFLKANQNHWTPLEISMSQDVYDYNHTLTTNERHVFDNVLAYLTTSDILAMRNIGLAVMEKMTAPELQIYQARQVYEEALHTWTYQHCIESLGLEQSEIYNRYRVVPEIYGKILLSNKRLEQVLRSDINLSDKDNLHEFIMSYIFFAAIFEGCWFYNGFSPIFSLQRRGLMKGTAEQFQYILRDEVLHCTFGITVIKGLIEEENITLDPTAVRQLWDEVEAAEIAYANYILHEPIIGYNADLHIGQFRFIANRRSRQLGMKEPFPGAKNVLPWLDEQSNLRKEKNFFETRVTEYQTGGGLKWD, from the coding sequence ATGAGTACATTAAAAAAAACCAACTCTTTAAACTGGGATACTCATAATTCTATAGAAACTAATACTGGTATCTCACACCCTCAAGATGGGGTAAACTCTCTTAGAAAAATTTCAGAAAGTTTACAAGATAGTGTTACACTACCTATGCCTGTTAATGCCTCTGACAAACGTATCGTTAATGGGAAAACGGATATTAACCAACTTCTTCCATTTAGATATCCATGGGCTTGGGATTTCTTTCTTAAAGCTAACCAAAACCATTGGACTCCACTTGAAATTAGTATGTCACAAGACGTTTATGACTATAATCATACACTTACAACAAATGAACGTCATGTTTTTGACAATGTCTTAGCTTATTTAACGACATCTGACATTCTTGCTATGCGTAATATTGGATTAGCTGTTATGGAAAAAATGACTGCTCCAGAATTACAGATATACCAAGCACGACAAGTTTATGAAGAAGCTTTACATACCTGGACATACCAACATTGTATTGAAAGTTTAGGGCTAGAACAATCAGAAATATATAACCGCTATAGAGTAGTTCCAGAAATTTATGGGAAAATACTTCTATCCAATAAAAGATTAGAACAAGTTTTACGTTCTGATATAAATTTATCAGATAAAGATAATTTACATGAATTCATAATGTCTTACATCTTTTTTGCAGCTATTTTCGAAGGATGCTGGTTTTATAATGGATTTTCTCCTATTTTCTCTTTACAGCGTAGAGGATTAATGAAAGGAACTGCTGAACAATTTCAATATATCCTACGAGATGAAGTTTTACACTGTACATTTGGTATAACTGTTATAAAAGGATTAATAGAAGAAGAAAACATAACACTTGATCCTACGGCTGTACGCCAGTTATGGGACGAAGTTGAAGCAGCAGAAATAGCTTATGCTAATTATATTTTACATGAACCTATTATTGGGTATAATGCAGATTTACATATAGGACAATTTCGCTTTATTGCTAATCGTAGATCTCGACAATTAGGTATGAAAGAACCATTCCCTGGAGCAAAAAATGTATTACCATGGTTAGATGAGCAGTCAAATCTTAGAAAAGAAAAAAACTTTTTTGAAACACGGGTTACTGAGTATCAAACTGGTGGTGGACTAAAATGGGATTAA
- a CDS encoding amidohydrolase family protein yields MAQLCDTIIHAHCIVTQNKERVILYNGSLAITSGNIVALGPKEEICSFWDAKETLDLCNMLVMPGLINAHTHVAMTFFRGLADDLPLMEWLKSYIFPIERHLTPETVRWSSLLGYAEMLRTGTTACLDMYFFEDVVFEAAIKAGIRCTGGESIFVFPSVSCDTAKTALEHTKKMAELYSDNTRINVVVNPHSVYTTTPQVLSQCIEVAEECSLPLHIHLSETTTETQICLQKYGLRPVSYCRDLGILTPRTTLAHVVDVNLEELTCLAEHGCVISHNPSSNMKLASGVSPIPEMIKRNLSVGLGTDGAASNNCLNMFMEMGRCALLHKVYWNNPTALFAQTVLDMATLGGAAAIHQPKLGVLAPGHPADLIALDMSMPNLQPMFNPISHLIYATTGMEVFLTMVEGEILYYNGTFTRFDYDSLSNEMKKVSHWVKEKLQLL; encoded by the coding sequence ATGGCTCAATTATGTGATACAATAATACATGCTCATTGTATTGTAACTCAAAATAAAGAACGTGTTATTCTTTACAATGGTTCACTAGCTATTACTTCTGGAAATATTGTTGCATTGGGTCCAAAAGAAGAAATTTGTTCTTTTTGGGATGCAAAAGAAACCTTAGATCTTTGTAATATGCTTGTTATGCCAGGTTTAATTAATGCACATACACATGTTGCTATGACATTTTTTCGTGGATTAGCAGATGATTTACCTCTTATGGAGTGGTTAAAATCATATATCTTTCCTATAGAACGTCATTTAACTCCGGAAACTGTACGCTGGAGTAGTTTATTAGGATATGCTGAAATGTTGCGGACAGGCACAACAGCTTGTTTAGATATGTACTTTTTTGAAGATGTTGTTTTTGAAGCTGCAATCAAAGCAGGAATTCGATGTACAGGTGGAGAGAGCATTTTTGTTTTTCCGTCAGTTTCATGTGATACAGCAAAGACAGCTTTAGAGCATACTAAGAAAATGGCAGAACTCTATTCTGATAATACACGTATAAATGTTGTAGTAAATCCTCACTCTGTCTATACAACAACGCCTCAAGTATTATCACAATGTATTGAAGTTGCTGAAGAGTGTAGTTTACCTTTACATATCCATCTTTCAGAAACAACTACAGAAACACAAATATGTTTGCAAAAATATGGATTACGTCCTGTTTCTTATTGTCGTGACTTAGGAATACTCACTCCACGTACGACATTAGCTCATGTTGTAGATGTTAATCTTGAAGAGTTAACTTGTCTTGCTGAACATGGATGTGTGATTTCTCACAATCCTTCTTCTAATATGAAGCTTGCTTCAGGTGTATCTCCCATCCCTGAAATGATAAAACGTAATCTTTCTGTAGGCCTTGGTACAGATGGGGCTGCTAGTAATAATTGTCTTAATATGTTTATGGAGATGGGACGTTGCGCACTACTACACAAAGTCTATTGGAATAATCCAACAGCTCTTTTTGCACAAACTGTTCTAGATATGGCTACATTAGGTGGTGCTGCAGCTATACATCAACCTAAATTAGGTGTCCTTGCACCTGGACATCCTGCAGATCTTATTGCTTTAGACATGAGTATGCCTAATCTTCAACCAATGTTTAACCCAATTTCTCATCTTATTTATGCTACTACAGGAATGGAAGTTTTTCTTACTATGGTTGAAGGTGAAATTTTATATTATAATGGTACATTCACACGCTTTGATTATGATAGCTTATCTAATGAGATGAAAAAAGTGAGCCATTGGGTAAAAGAAAAGTTACAATTGTTGTAA
- a CDS encoding MBOAT family O-acyltransferase — protein MNFVTLEFCIFFPIVLFILYLSCYHLGIYKGALLAGNIFFYAYAGLTFLPLLFTVIILNWCTGKFLFSSKTTCSKKIIITINIILHILILAFFKYYEFIILSLESIFSLGRSIPITLPMIDIFFPVGLSFYTFQGLSYSIDQYRNPTSHPESFINVSLFISFFPTILAGPIMRGHQFFPQLGKCNYISDELITGFALILSGLFKKVVLASYLSEHIVRDVFQSPGIYSSWTILTAVYGYSIQIFCDFSGYSDLAIGIGALMGYRIPQNFNAPYLAYNLQIFWHRWHITLSQWLKDYLYIPLGGNKKGNRYINLIITMFIGGLWHGSHLRFLIWGFLHGIGLALVHFIKTVCASQTNVQYLLNIPFIKTIHYIISWALTFHFVSFLWIFFRAEDVPCALEIIKRIIIFGQEGEGFPILVIPVILTGLLIQVVGPYILTSFTKFQKRLHWIIQTFVLAFIAGIILKMGPDGIMPFIYFQF, from the coding sequence ATGAATTTTGTTACACTTGAATTTTGTATCTTTTTTCCTATTGTACTATTCATACTATACCTCTCTTGTTACCATCTTGGAATATATAAAGGAGCACTTCTTGCTGGTAATATATTCTTCTATGCTTATGCAGGATTAACCTTTTTACCTCTTCTTTTTACTGTTATTATTCTTAACTGGTGTACTGGCAAATTTCTTTTTTCTTCTAAAACAACTTGTTCCAAAAAAATTATCATTACTATCAATATAATTCTCCACATTCTCATACTTGCTTTTTTCAAGTATTATGAATTTATTATCCTGTCTCTTGAGTCAATCTTTTCACTGGGAAGATCAATACCTATTACCTTACCTATGATAGATATTTTCTTTCCTGTAGGATTATCATTTTATACATTTCAAGGTCTTTCTTACTCTATCGATCAATACCGTAATCCAACGTCCCACCCAGAATCTTTTATTAATGTGAGTCTTTTTATATCTTTTTTCCCTACAATATTAGCTGGTCCTATTATGAGAGGGCATCAATTTTTCCCCCAGCTAGGAAAGTGTAACTATATATCAGATGAACTTATAACAGGCTTTGCTTTAATTCTTAGCGGTCTTTTTAAAAAAGTAGTTCTTGCAAGCTATCTGTCAGAGCACATTGTCCGTGATGTATTTCAATCACCAGGCATCTATTCTTCATGGACAATTCTTACAGCTGTCTATGGTTACTCCATCCAAATTTTTTGTGACTTTTCAGGATATTCAGATTTAGCTATTGGAATTGGAGCACTTATGGGTTATCGTATTCCTCAAAATTTTAATGCACCATACCTAGCGTACAATTTACAAATTTTTTGGCATCGTTGGCATATAACACTCTCACAGTGGCTAAAAGACTATCTTTATATCCCACTAGGTGGAAATAAAAAAGGAAATCGTTACATTAACCTTATCATCACAATGTTTATTGGCGGTCTTTGGCATGGTTCCCATCTTCGTTTTCTTATTTGGGGATTTTTACATGGCATTGGACTTGCTTTAGTCCATTTTATAAAAACTGTATGTGCTTCACAGACAAATGTTCAATACCTACTTAACATTCCCTTTATAAAAACAATACACTATATTATTAGTTGGGCTCTTACATTCCATTTTGTGTCTTTTCTTTGGATATTTTTTCGAGCTGAAGATGTCCCTTGTGCTTTGGAAATTATAAAACGTATTATTATTTTTGGACAAGAAGGAGAGGGTTTTCCAATTCTTGTTATTCCTGTCATTTTAACAGGCTTATTAATACAGGTTGTTGGTCCTTATATTTTAACTAGCTTTACTAAATTCCAAAAACGACTGCATTGGATTATCCAGACTTTTGTTCTTGCTTTCATTGCAGGTATTATTCTTAAAATGGGACCTGATGGCATTATGCCTTTTATTTACTTCCAATTCTAA